One Streptomyces sp. NBC_00102 DNA segment encodes these proteins:
- a CDS encoding GNAT family N-acetyltransferase yields MQTLRLHAIRPALLSDGAALAALDRETWSTLHSVQPRPQPPYPPFFDERHSPRDFLVAETAPDGERAAVDAEETAKAPSVAGYIRLVAPTPLACNQHVRQIQGLAVAATARGLGIGRSLLRAAVTEARRQGANRITLRVLGHNEPARALYASEGFAVEGVLPGEFFLAGGYVDDVLMGRAL; encoded by the coding sequence ATGCAAACGCTCCGCCTCCACGCCATACGCCCGGCACTGCTCTCCGACGGGGCCGCGCTGGCCGCGCTCGACCGGGAGACCTGGTCCACCCTGCACTCCGTGCAGCCCCGCCCGCAGCCGCCCTACCCGCCGTTCTTCGACGAGCGCCACTCGCCCCGCGACTTCCTCGTCGCCGAGACGGCCCCGGACGGCGAGCGGGCCGCCGTGGACGCGGAGGAAACCGCGAAGGCCCCGAGCGTCGCCGGGTACATCCGCCTGGTCGCCCCCACCCCGCTCGCCTGCAACCAGCACGTCCGGCAGATCCAGGGCCTCGCCGTCGCCGCCACGGCCCGCGGGCTCGGCATCGGCCGGTCGCTGCTGCGCGCCGCGGTCACCGAGGCGCGGCGCCAGGGCGCCAACCGGATCACCCTGCGCGTCCTCGGCCACAACGAACCGGCCCGCGCGCTCTACGCCTCCGAGGGGTTCGCCGTGGAGGGCGTGCTGCCCGGCGAGTTCTTCCTGGCCGGCGGGTACGTCGACGACGTGCTGATGGGCCGCGCGCTCTGA
- a CDS encoding TIGR01777 family oxidoreductase, translating to MERSRIAVTGSTGLIGAALVRSLLADGHEVARLVRRPAKAGDEIEWDPHRGYVDVAGLVGCDAVVHMAGAGVGDHRWTEAYKKEIRDSRVLGTAAIAEALASLDTPPKVLVSGSAIGYYGDTGDRAVDESAPPGEGFLPSVCEEWEAAAAPAEEAGVRTVHTRTGLVVAAGGGAWGKLFPLFKAGLGGRLGNGRQYWSFIALHDHVAALRHLLDTDSLSGPVNLTAPEPVTNAEVTAAMGRVLHRPTFFTAPAPALRLALGDFAEDVLGSQRVVPRKLLDSGFTFAFPGIDDAVRAALG from the coding sequence ATGGAGCGCTCCCGTATCGCCGTCACCGGATCGACCGGACTCATCGGAGCGGCGCTCGTGCGCTCGCTGCTGGCCGACGGGCACGAGGTCGCCCGCCTGGTCCGCAGGCCCGCGAAGGCGGGCGACGAGATCGAGTGGGACCCGCACCGGGGGTACGTCGACGTGGCGGGTCTCGTCGGCTGCGACGCGGTCGTGCACATGGCGGGCGCCGGGGTCGGCGACCACCGGTGGACCGAGGCGTACAAGAAGGAGATCCGGGACAGCCGGGTGCTGGGCACCGCGGCGATCGCGGAGGCCCTGGCCTCGCTGGACACCCCGCCCAAGGTCCTCGTATCGGGTTCCGCGATCGGCTACTACGGCGACACCGGCGACCGCGCGGTCGACGAGAGCGCCCCGCCCGGCGAGGGATTCCTGCCCTCGGTGTGCGAGGAGTGGGAGGCCGCCGCGGCGCCCGCCGAGGAGGCCGGTGTCCGGACCGTGCACACCCGCACCGGGCTGGTCGTCGCCGCGGGCGGCGGCGCCTGGGGCAAGCTCTTCCCGCTGTTCAAGGCCGGGCTGGGCGGACGGCTCGGCAACGGCCGCCAGTACTGGAGCTTCATCGCGCTGCACGACCACGTCGCCGCCCTGCGCCATCTGCTCGACACGGACTCGCTGTCCGGACCGGTGAACCTCACCGCGCCCGAACCGGTCACCAACGCCGAGGTGACGGCGGCGATGGGACGGGTGCTGCACCGGCCCACCTTCTTCACGGCCCCCGCCCCGGCGCTCCGCCTCGCGCTGGGCGACTTCGCCGAGGACGTGCTGGGCAGCCAGCGGGTGGTTCCGCGCAAGCTGCTGGACTCGGGCTTCACCTTCGCCTTCCCCGGCATCGACGACGCCGTCCGCGCGGCCCTGGGCTGA
- a CDS encoding DUF4240 domain-containing protein gives MDETEFWELIDSTREAAGGDPEEHADLLVERLVRLDPETVLDFARHFEARYHRAYRWDLWGAAALLLGGAGDDAFDYFRCWLIGQGRDVFEGALQDPDDLAELLDDFDEEADGDGEELGYAADEAYEQLTGVVSPDLGLPPQAREPAGVPFSFENDEVLAARLPALWERFGES, from the coding sequence ATGGACGAGACGGAGTTCTGGGAGCTCATCGACAGCACCCGCGAGGCCGCCGGGGGCGACCCCGAGGAACACGCCGACCTGCTCGTGGAGCGGCTGGTGCGGCTCGATCCCGAGACCGTGCTCGACTTCGCCCGGCACTTCGAGGCCCGCTACCACCGCGCGTACCGCTGGGACCTGTGGGGCGCCGCCGCCCTGCTGCTCGGCGGCGCGGGCGACGACGCCTTCGACTACTTCCGGTGCTGGCTGATCGGCCAGGGCCGGGACGTGTTCGAGGGCGCGCTCCAGGACCCCGACGACCTCGCCGAACTCCTGGACGACTTCGACGAGGAGGCCGACGGGGACGGCGAGGAGCTCGGCTACGCGGCCGACGAGGCGTACGAGCAGCTCACCGGGGTCGTCTCACCGGACCTGGGGCTGCCCCCGCAGGCCCGTGAACCCGCCGGGGTGCCCTTCTCGTTCGAGAACGACGAGGTGCTGGCGGCCCGTCTGCCCGCGCTCTGGGAGCGGTTCGGAGAGTCCTGA
- a CDS encoding regulator: MSERPPQRTPHPPNRRLAALIAEAGFSHAGLARRVDQLGLEHGLDLRYDKTSVTRWLRGQQPRGTTPALIAEVFTRRLGRRLTAQDLGLDACAPVYAGLEFAATPAEAVDIVSGLWRKDSGNQADLRKIAFTPAGLVVPSRDWLIGQADESVSRGDLPAPAAGGAGTQGPGRESARPGAVPGPSHDPRSGIRTAAGPPGPAGPAAPGPGATGAGPWTGGRRPAPAHGAGGAPGGSTGTGPAGTPRPAVPRQRQTERGPGQRVGNGDVAALRSVGELFRSLDHAYGGGHARQALIRYLEHETEPMLRGSYTETTGRRLFAAAADLTRLAGWTSYDIAAHGLAQRYFVQALRLAQAAGDRAYGAYVLITMSRQAVYLGHGREAVQLARVAQQGVGSAAPSAVQALLHAVEARGHGVLGDARACAVSLARAERALEAACTGDEAPHWARHFDEAQLADELAHCHRDLQQYRAAALHAERSLQLRAPAYARSRLFCRVVLASARLGLGELDQACLLGAEAAQQARDMRSVRATEYVREFERKLEPYRDAAAVRGYREQIAALG; encoded by the coding sequence ATGTCGGAACGACCCCCGCAGCGCACCCCGCACCCACCGAACCGCAGACTCGCCGCACTCATCGCGGAGGCCGGCTTCTCCCACGCGGGCCTGGCCCGGCGGGTGGACCAGCTGGGCCTGGAGCACGGCCTCGACCTGCGGTACGACAAGACGTCGGTGACCCGCTGGCTGCGTGGCCAGCAGCCGCGCGGGACGACCCCCGCGCTGATCGCCGAGGTCTTCACCCGCCGCCTCGGGCGCCGACTCACCGCCCAGGACCTCGGGCTGGACGCGTGTGCGCCCGTCTACGCGGGCCTGGAGTTCGCGGCGACCCCGGCCGAGGCCGTCGACATCGTCAGCGGACTCTGGCGCAAGGACTCCGGCAACCAGGCGGACCTGCGGAAGATCGCCTTCACCCCGGCGGGGCTGGTGGTGCCGAGCAGGGACTGGCTGATCGGCCAGGCCGACGAGTCGGTCTCCCGGGGCGACCTCCCGGCCCCCGCCGCGGGCGGGGCCGGAACCCAGGGGCCCGGCCGCGAGAGCGCCCGGCCCGGCGCCGTCCCCGGCCCGTCCCACGACCCGCGCTCCGGCATCCGCACGGCCGCCGGGCCGCCCGGCCCGGCCGGCCCGGCGGCCCCGGGCCCCGGCGCGACCGGCGCGGGCCCCTGGACCGGCGGCCGGCGCCCTGCCCCCGCCCACGGGGCGGGCGGCGCCCCCGGCGGAAGCACCGGCACCGGCCCCGCCGGAACCCCACGCCCCGCGGTGCCCCGCCAGCGGCAGACCGAGCGGGGACCCGGCCAGCGCGTCGGCAACGGCGACGTGGCGGCGCTGCGTTCGGTCGGCGAGCTCTTCCGCTCGCTCGACCACGCCTACGGCGGCGGCCACGCCCGCCAGGCGCTCATCCGGTACCTGGAACACGAGACCGAGCCCATGCTCCGGGGCAGCTACACCGAGACGACCGGCCGCCGGCTCTTCGCGGCGGCGGCCGACCTGACCCGGCTGGCCGGGTGGACCTCGTACGACATCGCGGCGCACGGGCTGGCACAGCGGTACTTCGTGCAGGCCCTGCGGCTCGCCCAGGCCGCCGGGGACCGTGCCTACGGCGCCTACGTCCTGATCACCATGAGCCGGCAGGCGGTCTACCTCGGGCACGGCCGCGAGGCCGTCCAGCTCGCCCGGGTCGCCCAGCAGGGGGTGGGCTCCGCCGCGCCCTCGGCCGTGCAGGCGCTGCTGCACGCCGTCGAGGCGCGCGGGCACGGCGTACTCGGGGACGCGCGGGCGTGCGCCGTCTCTCTGGCACGCGCGGAGCGTGCGCTGGAGGCCGCATGCACCGGCGACGAGGCGCCGCACTGGGCCCGCCACTTCGACGAGGCCCAGCTCGCCGACGAACTGGCGCACTGTCACCGGGACCTCCAGCAGTACCGGGCCGCAGCCCTGCACGCCGAGCGCTCGCTCCAACTGCGCGCGCCCGCGTACGCCCGGAGCAGGCTCTTCTGCCGGGTCGTGCTCGCCTCGGCCCGGCTCGGGCTCGGTGAACTCGACCAGGCCTGCCTGCTGGGCGCCGAGGCGGCCCAGCAGGCCCGCGACATGCGGTCGGTCCGGGCCACGGAGTACGTACGCGAGTTCGAGCGCAAGCTGGAGCCCTATCGTGACGCGGCGGCGGTGCGCGGGTACCGCGAGCAGATCGCGGCCCTCGGCTGA
- a CDS encoding YafY family protein: protein MRAARLITMVLLLQSRPGMTAAELAAELEVSERTVLRDAAALSEAGVPVYAERGRTGGYHLVDGYRTRLTGLARGEAEALFLSGLPTALRDLGLQDAASAARLKVAAALTPALRDTPRTVAGRFHLDAPGWFQDPVAPALLPALAEAVRDDLTLRTRYRRGGAEADRALLPYGLVLKAGVWYLCARVADPVEPSSVQDGFRVYRVDRFVSAEPDGGRFERDADFDLAGFWAERSARFARSLLASEVTVRVSGAGAGRLPHLVDRRAAEEALAAAGPPDGDGWRTVTLPVESPQVAYEQLLALGAEAEVLAPPALRARFREAAARMHGRYR from the coding sequence ATGCGCGCAGCCCGACTGATCACCATGGTGCTGCTCCTCCAGTCCCGGCCCGGGATGACCGCCGCAGAACTGGCGGCGGAGCTGGAGGTGTCGGAGCGGACCGTCCTGCGGGACGCGGCGGCGCTCTCCGAGGCGGGCGTCCCGGTGTACGCGGAGCGCGGCCGGACCGGCGGCTACCACCTCGTCGACGGCTACCGCACCCGCCTCACCGGCCTCGCCCGGGGCGAGGCCGAGGCGCTCTTCCTCTCGGGGCTGCCCACCGCCCTGCGCGATCTGGGGCTCCAGGACGCCGCGTCCGCCGCCCGGCTCAAGGTGGCCGCCGCCCTGACGCCCGCACTGCGGGACACCCCGCGCACGGTGGCCGGGCGCTTCCACCTGGACGCCCCCGGCTGGTTCCAGGACCCGGTGGCCCCGGCGCTGCTGCCCGCCCTCGCGGAGGCCGTCCGCGACGACCTCACGCTCCGGACCCGGTACCGGCGGGGCGGCGCCGAGGCGGACCGGGCCCTGCTCCCGTACGGGCTCGTGCTGAAGGCGGGCGTCTGGTACCTCTGCGCCCGGGTCGCGGACCCGGTGGAGCCCTCCTCCGTCCAGGACGGCTTCCGGGTGTACCGGGTCGACCGGTTCGTCTCCGCGGAGCCGGACGGCGGGCGGTTCGAGCGGGACGCGGATTTCGACCTGGCCGGGTTCTGGGCCGAGCGGTCCGCCCGGTTCGCCCGCTCGCTGCTCGCGTCCGAGGTGACCGTACGGGTCTCCGGGGCGGGTGCGGGGCGGCTCCCGCATCTGGTGGACCGGAGGGCCGCCGAGGAGGCGCTGGCCGCCGCCGGACCGCCGGACGGCGACGGGTGGCGCACGGTCACCCTGCCGGTGGAGTCGCCCCAGGTGGCGTACGAACAGCTGCTGGCGCTGGGCGCGGAGGCGGAGGTGCTGGCGCCGCCCGCGCTGCGCGCCCGCTTCCGCGAGGCGGCGGCGCGGATGCACGGACGCTACCGCTGA
- a CDS encoding NAD(P)/FAD-dependent oxidoreductase, which yields MRQPAHHADVVIIGAGTAGLSAAHLLVRAGVSVSVLEATPRIGGRLATDEVDGFRLDRLGPLLGSVPEEFGDIPGLAPLVLREFDPAVVVHNAGRHYRAGGIRSTRGAFRPVRARSSAPVGSDRATPSGRGGAVGEALDRARLGASLARLSATSTARIMAKPDRAAEAALAARGLPARTVDGFLRPLLAALLSDPELRVSSRVAELVLRDWARGRLRVPEGGSAALPELLASTLPPDTVRTNVQVTAADTTSVTTKEHGQLSCRSLLVATGAGAAAELLPGLRVPGFHPVTVVHHTAPEAPGTGASLVLEAGGAGPVAYSAVMSEIDPTRAPGGRALITSAVLGTPPPGLDRAVRTHLAALYGTPTDDWELLATHHTAEAVPVMTPPHDPSRPVRVLAGLYVCGDHRDTSTLRGALHSGRRAAEAILADLGAGPGYVPEPGATLSGAA from the coding sequence GTGCGTCAGCCTGCACACCACGCGGACGTGGTCATCATCGGAGCCGGTACAGCCGGCCTGTCAGCCGCCCACCTTCTCGTACGGGCGGGGGTGAGCGTCAGCGTCCTGGAGGCGACACCGCGGATCGGCGGCAGGCTGGCCACGGACGAGGTGGACGGGTTCAGGCTCGACCGTCTCGGTCCGCTGCTCGGCAGCGTGCCGGAGGAGTTCGGGGACATACCGGGGCTGGCGCCCCTGGTGCTCCGCGAGTTCGATCCGGCGGTCGTGGTCCACAACGCCGGGCGCCACTACCGCGCCGGTGGCATACGAAGCACCAGGGGCGCATTCAGGCCCGTGCGCGCCCGTTCGAGCGCCCCCGTGGGCTCCGACCGGGCCACTCCGTCCGGCCGGGGCGGTGCGGTGGGCGAGGCCCTGGACCGGGCCCGTCTCGGCGCGTCGCTGGCCCGGCTCTCCGCCACCTCCACGGCCCGCATCATGGCCAAGCCCGACCGGGCGGCGGAGGCGGCCCTCGCGGCCCGCGGACTGCCGGCCCGTACCGTCGACGGATTCCTCCGCCCGCTGCTCGCCGCCCTGCTCAGCGATCCTGAGCTGCGGGTGTCGAGCCGGGTCGCGGAACTGGTCCTGCGCGACTGGGCGCGCGGCCGGCTCCGGGTGCCCGAGGGCGGGTCGGCGGCGCTGCCGGAGCTGCTGGCGTCCACCCTGCCGCCGGACACCGTCCGGACGAACGTCCAGGTGACGGCCGCCGACACCACGTCCGTGACCACCAAGGAGCACGGCCAGCTGAGCTGCCGGTCGCTGCTGGTGGCGACCGGTGCGGGGGCCGCCGCCGAACTGCTGCCCGGACTGCGGGTGCCCGGATTCCACCCGGTGACGGTGGTTCACCACACCGCTCCCGAGGCTCCCGGGACGGGCGCCTCGCTGGTTCTGGAGGCGGGCGGGGCGGGTCCCGTGGCGTACTCGGCGGTGATGAGCGAGATCGATCCCACCCGTGCACCCGGGGGCCGCGCGCTCATCACCTCCGCGGTGCTCGGCACCCCGCCGCCCGGGCTGGACCGCGCGGTGCGCACCCATCTGGCGGCGCTGTACGGAACGCCGACGGACGACTGGGAGCTGCTGGCCACCCATCACACCGCCGAGGCGGTCCCGGTGATGACCCCGCCGCACGACCCGAGCCGCCCGGTACGGGTGCTCGCCGGGCTGTACGTGTGCGGCGACCACCGGGACACCAGCACCCTGCGGGGCGCCCTGCACTCGGGGCGGCGCGCGGCGGAGGCGATCCTGGCCGATCTCGGGGCGGGTCCGGGGTACGTACCGGAACCGGGAGCCACGCTGTCGGGCGCGGCCTGA
- the aceE gene encoding pyruvate dehydrogenase (acetyl-transferring), homodimeric type has translation MTDPVGKRPSELDQFPDRDPEETAEWAASLDAVTKAAGPHRAAYLMRRSLEHAEGAGLALPKLLETDYVNSIPTAAEPEFDGDLEMESRITAWNRWNAAAMVTRGAKYGVGGHIATFASAAWLYETGFNHFFRGKEGDGSGDQLYIQGHASPGIYARAFLDGRLSEQQLDNFRQESGGDGLPSYPHPRRLPWLWEFPTVSMGLGPLSAIYQARFNRYLANRNIKDTSNSHVWAFLGDGEMDEPESTAALALAAREGLDNLTFVINCNLQRLDGPVRANFRVVQELEGAFRGAGWNVVKTLWGNAWDELFQLDTTGALVRRLREVPDAQFQTYATRDVAYIREHFFGAEPALVELAKLLTDAKIAECFYTSRGGHEARKVYAAYKAALEHKGGPTVILAQTVKGFTLGKGFESKNANHQMKKLSLDEFKDMRELLGLPIPDSAFESGVVPYGHPGADSPEVRYLQERRAALGGPAPARRVHAAALPQPEERAFAALKKGSGKQEMATTMAFVRLAKDLMRDKETGKRWVPIVPDEARTFGMESLFPSAGIYSPLGQTYEPVDRDQLMYYKEAKDGQILNEGITEAGSMADFIAASTSYATHGETMIPFYIFYSMFGWQRTGDQMWQLADQLGKGFIVGATAGRTTLTGEGLQHADGHSHLIAATNPASLNYDPAFAYEIAVIVKEGLRRMYGEPVEGEDSNVFYYLTVYNEPKPQPAMPEGVEEGIVKGLYRFKEGTPAKADAPRLQLLASGTAIHWALEAQELLAADWGVTADVWSATSWGELRRDALEADAALLRGEERVPYVTQALAGAPGPVLAVSDWMRQVPDQISQWVEQDWSSLGTDGFGLSDTRDAARRHFGVDAQSVVVAALAQLAKRGEVPASAIKEARERYGL, from the coding sequence ATGACCGACCCCGTAGGAAAGCGTCCGAGCGAACTCGACCAGTTCCCGGACCGCGACCCCGAAGAGACCGCCGAATGGGCGGCCTCTCTGGACGCCGTGACCAAGGCCGCGGGGCCGCATCGCGCCGCGTACCTGATGAGGCGTTCGCTCGAACACGCCGAAGGCGCCGGTCTCGCGCTGCCCAAGCTGCTGGAGACCGACTACGTCAACTCCATCCCGACCGCCGCCGAGCCCGAGTTCGACGGCGACCTGGAGATGGAATCCCGCATCACCGCCTGGAACCGCTGGAACGCGGCGGCCATGGTGACCCGCGGGGCGAAGTACGGCGTCGGCGGCCACATCGCCACGTTCGCGTCGGCCGCCTGGCTGTACGAGACGGGCTTCAACCACTTCTTCCGCGGCAAGGAGGGGGACGGCTCCGGTGACCAGCTCTACATCCAGGGCCACGCCTCCCCCGGCATCTACGCCCGCGCCTTCCTCGACGGCCGGCTGAGCGAGCAGCAGCTCGACAACTTCCGCCAGGAGTCGGGCGGCGACGGCCTGCCGTCCTACCCGCACCCGCGGCGTCTGCCCTGGCTGTGGGAGTTCCCCACCGTGTCGATGGGCCTCGGCCCGCTGTCGGCGATCTACCAGGCGCGCTTCAACCGCTACCTGGCCAACCGCAACATCAAGGACACGTCGAACTCGCACGTCTGGGCCTTCCTGGGCGACGGCGAGATGGACGAGCCCGAGTCGACGGCCGCCCTGGCGCTCGCCGCCCGTGAGGGCCTCGACAACCTGACCTTCGTCATCAACTGCAACCTGCAGCGTCTCGACGGTCCGGTCCGCGCCAACTTCCGCGTGGTCCAGGAGCTGGAAGGCGCCTTCCGCGGCGCCGGCTGGAACGTCGTCAAGACGCTCTGGGGCAACGCGTGGGACGAGCTGTTCCAGCTCGACACCACGGGTGCGCTGGTCCGCCGCCTCCGCGAGGTCCCGGACGCCCAGTTCCAGACGTACGCCACCCGTGACGTCGCGTACATCCGCGAGCACTTCTTCGGCGCCGAGCCCGCGCTCGTCGAGCTGGCGAAGCTGCTCACCGACGCGAAGATCGCCGAGTGTTTCTACACCTCGCGCGGCGGCCACGAGGCCCGCAAGGTCTACGCGGCGTACAAGGCTGCCCTGGAGCACAAGGGCGGCCCGACCGTGATCCTCGCCCAGACGGTGAAGGGCTTCACGCTCGGCAAGGGCTTCGAGTCCAAGAACGCCAACCACCAGATGAAGAAGCTGTCCCTGGACGAGTTCAAGGACATGCGCGAGCTGCTCGGCCTGCCGATCCCGGACAGCGCCTTCGAGAGCGGTGTGGTGCCTTACGGCCACCCCGGCGCCGACTCCCCCGAGGTCCGCTACCTCCAGGAGCGCCGCGCGGCCCTCGGTGGCCCCGCCCCCGCCCGCCGGGTGCACGCCGCGGCCCTGCCGCAGCCCGAGGAGCGCGCGTTCGCCGCACTGAAGAAGGGTTCCGGCAAGCAGGAGATGGCCACCACCATGGCCTTCGTCCGCCTCGCCAAGGACCTGATGCGGGACAAGGAGACCGGCAAGCGCTGGGTTCCGATCGTCCCGGACGAGGCCCGTACCTTCGGTATGGAGTCGCTCTTCCCGTCGGCCGGCATCTACTCGCCGCTGGGCCAGACGTACGAGCCGGTCGACCGCGACCAGCTGATGTACTACAAGGAAGCCAAGGACGGCCAGATCCTCAACGAGGGGATCACCGAGGCCGGCTCCATGGCGGACTTCATCGCCGCGTCCACGTCGTACGCGACGCACGGCGAGACGATGATCCCGTTCTACATCTTCTACTCGATGTTCGGCTGGCAGCGGACCGGCGACCAGATGTGGCAGCTCGCCGACCAGCTCGGCAAGGGCTTCATCGTCGGGGCCACCGCGGGCCGTACGACCCTGACGGGTGAGGGCCTCCAGCACGCGGACGGCCACTCGCACCTGATCGCGGCCACGAACCCGGCGTCGCTCAACTACGACCCGGCCTTCGCGTACGAGATCGCGGTGATCGTCAAGGAGGGTCTGCGCCGGATGTACGGCGAGCCCGTCGAGGGCGAGGACTCCAACGTCTTCTACTACCTGACGGTCTACAACGAGCCGAAGCCGCAGCCCGCGATGCCGGAAGGCGTCGAGGAGGGCATCGTCAAGGGCCTGTACCGCTTCAAGGAGGGCACGCCGGCCAAGGCCGACGCGCCGCGCCTGCAGCTGCTGGCCTCCGGTACCGCCATCCACTGGGCCCTGGAGGCCCAGGAGCTGCTGGCCGCCGACTGGGGCGTCACCGCCGACGTCTGGTCCGCCACCTCGTGGGGCGAGCTGCGCCGCGACGCGCTGGAGGCCGACGCCGCGCTGCTGCGCGGCGAGGAGCGGGTGCCGTACGTGACGCAGGCGCTGGCCGGTGCCCCCGGCCCGGTGCTCGCGGTCAGCGACTGGATGCGCCAGGTTCCGGACCAGATCAGCCAGTGGGTGGAGCAGGACTGGTCCTCGCTCGGTACGGACGGCTTCGGCCTCTCCGACACCCGCGACGCCGCCCGCCGCCACTTCGGTGTCGACGCGCAGTCGGTCGTCGTCGCCGCCCTGGCCCAGCTCGCCAAGCGCGGCGAGGTCCCGGCCTCCGCGATCAAGGAGGCCCGGGAGCGCTACGGACTCTGA
- a CDS encoding GntR family transcriptional regulator → MTPPVVHSLREQIREHIVDGIVSGRWKPGERIVERRIATELEVSQTPVREALRELETLRLIESAPNKGVRVRSLTAADLEESYPVRAGLEQIAAELAAPALVADCSALQPHVTALYEADRAADGEAQVRHTVGFHRELVRAAGNAVLLHTWEGLGIEVFTALSIRWLGTVQKSYAEEHEALIDAFLRQDPQIGPLVKAHVLGCAPRA, encoded by the coding sequence ATGACCCCGCCCGTCGTCCACTCGCTGCGCGAGCAGATCCGCGAGCACATCGTGGACGGGATCGTCAGCGGGCGCTGGAAGCCGGGCGAGCGGATCGTGGAGCGGCGGATCGCCACCGAGCTGGAGGTCAGTCAGACGCCGGTGCGCGAGGCGCTGCGGGAGCTGGAGACGCTGCGGCTGATCGAGTCGGCGCCCAACAAGGGCGTCCGGGTCCGCAGTCTCACCGCCGCGGACCTGGAGGAGAGCTATCCCGTGCGTGCGGGTCTGGAGCAGATCGCGGCGGAGCTGGCGGCCCCCGCCCTCGTCGCGGACTGCTCGGCCCTCCAGCCGCACGTGACGGCCCTCTACGAGGCCGACCGGGCGGCCGACGGGGAGGCGCAGGTGCGCCACACGGTGGGCTTCCACCGGGAGCTGGTGCGGGCGGCGGGGAACGCGGTGCTGCTGCACACCTGGGAGGGGCTGGGCATCGAGGTGTTCACGGCTCTGTCGATCCGCTGGCTGGGCACGGTGCAGAAGTCGTACGCGGAGGAGCACGAGGCGCTCATCGACGCGTTCCTGCGGCAGGACCCGCAGATCGGCCCCTTGGTCAAGGCGCACGTGCTGGGCTGCGCGCCGCGCGCCTGA
- the lipB gene encoding lipoyl(octanoyl) transferase LipB, whose translation MSELRFVRLGFGAEAVEYQEAWQQQRELHAARFEDTVPDTCLLLEHQSVYTAGRRTTDSERPLDGTPVVDVDRGGKITWHGPGQLVGYPIQKLPRPVDVVAHVRRLEEALIRVAAEFGVATSRVEGRSGVWVLGDPVEERPSLGGLSLDFDPRLTDDEFDPRLNGPEYAPSNAGQRREDRKLAAIGIRVAKGVTMHGFSLNVNPDNTFFDRIVPCGIRDAGVTSLAYELGQDLGIAEVLPVVEKHLRDVLENAELAPREVAAAPAAAPVTAPVTA comes from the coding sequence GTGAGCGAGCTGCGTTTTGTCCGGCTGGGGTTCGGCGCGGAAGCCGTCGAGTACCAGGAAGCCTGGCAGCAGCAGCGCGAGCTGCACGCCGCACGGTTCGAGGACACGGTCCCCGACACCTGCCTGCTGCTGGAGCACCAGTCCGTCTACACGGCGGGCCGGCGCACCACCGACAGCGAGCGGCCCCTCGACGGCACCCCGGTCGTCGACGTGGACCGCGGCGGAAAGATCACCTGGCACGGCCCGGGGCAGCTCGTCGGCTACCCGATCCAGAAGCTGCCGCGCCCGGTCGACGTCGTCGCCCACGTGCGCCGGCTGGAGGAGGCGCTGATCCGCGTCGCCGCCGAGTTCGGCGTCGCGACCAGCCGGGTCGAGGGCCGCAGCGGGGTCTGGGTGCTGGGCGATCCGGTCGAGGAGCGTCCGTCGCTCGGCGGCCTGTCGCTGGACTTCGACCCCCGGCTGACGGACGACGAGTTCGACCCGCGGCTCAACGGCCCCGAGTACGCCCCCTCGAACGCCGGGCAGCGCCGCGAGGACCGCAAGCTGGCCGCCATCGGCATCCGGGTCGCCAAGGGCGTCACGATGCACGGCTTCTCGCTGAACGTGAACCCCGACAACACCTTCTTCGACCGGATCGTGCCGTGCGGCATCCGCGACGCGGGCGTCACCTCGCTCGCGTACGAGCTGGGGCAGGACCTCGGAATCGCGGAGGTGCTCCCGGTCGTGGAGAAGCACCTGCGCGACGTCCTGGAGAACGCAGAGCTCGCCCCCCGCGAGGTGGCCGCCGCCCCGGCCGCCGCGCCCGTGACCGCCCCCGTGACCGCCTGA